The Vespula vulgaris chromosome 4, iyVesVulg1.1, whole genome shotgun sequence genome has a segment encoding these proteins:
- the LOC127063220 gene encoding mitochondrial inner membrane protease subunit 1, with translation MFRKHIYKVLSVLGVTLQYACITHCAFEYIGEFVVCSGPSMEPTIHSKDILFTEHISTRLRWYKKGDIIISICPSNPRQHICKRLVGLPGDSIRHGFTTHIVPIGHVWLEGDNSSNSTDSRIYGPVPQGLLRGRAICKIWPLSDIALFTKL, from the exons ATGTTCCGGAAACACATATACAAAGTTTTAAGTGTGTTAGGAGTTACATTACAGTATGCATGCATCACACACTGTGCGTTTGAATATATCGGAGAGTTTGTAGtg tGTTCTGGTCCATCTATGGAGCCAACGATACATAgcaaagatatattatttacagaaCATATAAGTACAAGATTAAGATGGTATAAGAAAGGTGATATAATCATTTCCATATGTCCTTCCAATCCTAGACAACATATTTGTAAGAGACTAGTAGGTTTACCCGGGGACAGTATACGACATGGATTTACCACTCATATT GTACCAATCGGACACGTTTGGCTAGAAGGAGATAATAGCAGTAATTCTACAGATTCACGAATCTACGGGCCAGTTCCACAAGGATTACTTCGTGGTCGTGCCATATGTAAAATATGGCCGTTGTCCGACATCGCACTTTTTACGAAATTGTAA
- the LOC127063264 gene encoding uncharacterized protein LOC127063264 — MKIIFLILFIGVAATTELARYMPRGWRPSGRHFNPGHSQPHAYYRPVGPSNAITYPAAFPPLGSTTPTTASTSSMIPSTTTPTTSTITVTTTERNIEPTTQPNLSDESFDTNPALAIANSFAFNRPVYVYNTFPFLPGHVLVK; from the exons ATGAAG ATAATCTTCTTGATCCTTTTCATCGGAGTGGCAGCTACAACAGAATTGGCTCGCTACATGCCTAGAGGATGGCGTCCAAGTGGGAGACACTTCAATCCCGGTCACAGTCAGCCACACGCATACTATCGACCGGTTGGTCCATCGAATGCGATCACTTATCCAGCAGCATTTCCACCTCTGGGTAGTACGACGCCAACAACAGCTAGTACATCGTCAATGATACCAAGTACTACTACtcctactacttctactattACCGTTACTACAAccgagagaaatatagaaccAACGACTCAACCAAATCTATCTGATGAAAGTTTCGACACGAATCCGGCCCTTGCCATCGCCAATTCCTTCGCCTTCAACAGACCTGTCTACGTTTATAATACCTTCCCGTTCCTCCCAGGACACGTTTTAGTCAAGTAA
- the LOC127063027 gene encoding hemicentin-1 yields the protein MAIMSLGLNFCRSNVRRETAETPETFMMRIVFLTLGYFLLLTREVKGATEAWLESEKYAEVGTEVLLPCILKPPQCGALQSIDWYRAGTRIFAFSEGTGLMRSNDGVANSDDRLDIEYMLNSTTAYLKIIDVKLKDEGLYRCETVYSAGNLDCNNIQHVTLNVTIKPVNVHVIDENTKNILSPDATFGPIDEGSTISLTCQSGEGRPVPTVQWFKGDQQLEAVASSTVDANGIGTGRSSLKMQVTREELGDVFTCKVNNIALLEPITDDIKLDIHVRPLKMDLSGVVGHAVQGTKILLQCTVSSARPAANVTWYNGSEPLTTSNEKYELFETKIFENNDSTSKTISYLAFTASAYDNGKTFSCIAENPVIRTKRLKPMKEVITIKVLYPPIIKMTPVNITVNETEDFIIYCDYEANPTTLTKVTWLQDDIELTLDEEHYEGGITVNTALIVKNATATDMGSYKCILENSVGATSSKENVNVSVLYKPVVEVISDPGTPVNEEERLNVSLSCTVLSGNPEILTAVRWYLDGDLLKELPDCTMNYTITSTLPEESSSICDIDPSKLLLEAVGRSFHGDYSCEGRNEAGWGPMSPSTSVTIYYKPGPATISYEPKQVVKGQRLTIACSVLDPGRPVINSFKWFRDLYRLTDQTNSLLDIESVDVKAAANFTCMASNDAGDGYPATTSVDVLVAPTFIRALENYQGFVYNSKNVSLVCWIECVPGCNISWYRNDQLIDFDISDRYYLSNSYMPLDYENNYFASIQSNLTWNLTTLANGRLDHIDDDAKFTCKSSDNGIGTPIESTTQFHVEFPPENITISKKIINVTVDTIPETVSCDAKAYPNATFRWFREGSNDTIINGQILDLNTPIPRRSNGTYYCEASNRHGKQNISLVVNVQFKPDCHIQRKRLEDQDYISCLAIGNPEEINFIWSVETDNETIEPDFKILDGISYVLLDTSITKFRTYVCIANNSIGQSTACELDITGDVPWWYRMDGNLLLIAIIVSIIIILAIIIVCVVILIICRRKRKLIKYSNENGNNNQANNMTETMADGATKTFYENLPFHGIQAPPNKAFSPGFSDLDYADVDYRSYGPINYKAASIALFQKQQAIQRQQQNQQEERRPQMYGVSDDNEELL from the exons ATGGCCATTATGTCCCTTGGACTAAACTTTTGCCGTTCCAACGTACGAAGGGAGACAGCCGAGACACCGGAGACGTTTATGATGAGGATAGTCTTCTTGACTTTAGGATATTTCCTTCTACTTACACGGGAGGTTAAAG gAGCAACCGAGGCATGGCTCGAAAGTGAGAAATATGCGGAAGTTGGAACGGAAGTGCTACTGCCATGCATCCTAAAACCACCACAGTGCGGGGCACTTCAAAGCATCGACTGGTATCGCGCGGGTACGCGCATTTTCGCTTTCAGCGAAGGCACGGGGTTAATGCGGAGCAACGACGGCGTAGCCAACAGTGACGACAG ATTGGACATCGAATACATGCTCAATTCGACTACGGCTTATCTGAAAATAATCGATGTTAAACTCAAGGACGAAGGACTTTACAGATGCGAAACTGTATACTCAGCTGGAAATTTGGATTGCAATAATATTCAACACGTAACACTTAACGTTACGA TAAAACCCGTTAACGTACATGTCATCGACGAGAACACAAAGAACATTTTAAGTCCGGATGCAACATTTGGACCGATAGACGAAGGTTCAACCATTTCACTGACTTGCCAGAGTGGCGAGGGTAGACCGGTTCCCACGGTGCAGTGGTTTAAGGGTGATCAACAGCTCGAAG CCGTAGCATCATCAACGGTTGACGCCAATGGCATAGGCACTGGTAGAAGCTCCTTGAAGATGCAAGTGACTCGAGAGGAACTCGGCGATGTTTTCACGTGCAAGGTCAACAACATTGCTCTTCTAGAACCCATCACTGACGACATTAAACTCGACATTCACg tGCGCCCATTAAAAATGGATTTGAGTGGAGTGGTCGGTCACGCTGTGCaaggaacaaaaatattattacaatgtaCCGTAAGTTCAGCTAGACCAGCTGCCAATGTGACTTGGTACAATGGATCGGAACCATTGACTACTAGTAACGAAAAATACGAACTATTTGAgacgaaaatatttgaaaat AACGACAGTACGTCAAAAACGATAAGTTATCTTGCATTTACCGCATCGGCATACGACAATGGGAAAACGTTTAGTTGTATCGCCGAAAATCCTGTTATTCGTACCAAACGTCTCAAACCTATGAAGGAAGTAATCACGATCAAAGTATTGT ATCCGCCGATAATTAAAATGACACCGGTCAACATAACCGTCAATGAAACTGAagactttattatttattgcgaTTACGAGGCTAATCCAACTACGTTGACCAAAGTTACATG GTTACAAGACGATATAGAGTTAACATTGGACGAGGAACATTACGAGGGTGGTATCACGGTTAATACGGCATTAATCGTAAAGAATGCTACCGCTACCGATATGGGTTCCTATAAATGCATTTTAGAGAATAGCGTTGGCGCTACGAGCTCGAAGGAGAACGTAAATGTGTCCGTTTTAT ATAAACCTGTGGTCGAAGTGATATCGGATCCAGGGACCCCAGTGAACGAGGAAGAACGTTTGAACGTGTCGCTGAGTTGCACTGTACTATCTGGAAATCCAGAGATCCTAACGGCGGTACGTTGGTACTTGGATGGAGACCTTTTAAAAGAACTTCCAGACTGTACGATGAACTATACGATAACGTCAACGTTGCCCGAAGAATCCTCGAGTATTTGCGACATTGACCCTAGCAAACTGTTATTGGAAGCTGTTGGACGTTCCTTTCACGGGGATTATTCTTGCGAGGGTAGAAACGAAGCTGGCTGGGGTCCCATGTCTCCGAGTACATCGGTCACGATTTAtt ATAAACCTGGTCCAGCAACAATATCTTACGAACCGAAACAAGTTGTGAAAGGTCAACGACTAACTATCGCCTGTTCGGTCCTGGATCCTGGACGTCCAGTAATAAATAGTTTCAAATGGTTCCGTGATTTGTACAGGCTAACTGATCAAACCAATTCTTTACTCGATATCGAATCGGTCGACGTTAAGGCTGCTGCTAATTTTACCTGCATGGCATCGAACGACGCCGGGGATGGCTATCCTGCTACGACATCGGTCGATGTATTAG tgGCACCTACGTTCATTCGAGCCCTGGAAAATTATCAAGGATTCGTTTACAATTCGAAAAACGTTAGCCTTGTTTGTTGGATCGAGTGCGTTCCAGGTTGTAATATTTCTTGGTATAGGAACGATCAATTAATCGATTTCGATATCTCCGATCGTTATTATCTATCGAACAGTTATATGCCGTTGGATTATGAGAACAATTATTTCGCAAGTATACAATCTAATTTAACATGGAATTTGACTACACTGGCAAATGGCCGTCTCGACCACATTGACGATGACGCCAAATTCACTTGTAAAAGCAGTGACAATGGTATTGGGACACCGATAGAAAGTACTACACAATTTCACGTAGAAT TCCCACCGGAGAACATAACGATCtcgaagaagataataaacgtGACGGTGGACACTATACCGGAAACTGTCAGTTGCGACGCAAAGGCTTATCCAAACGCGACCTTCAGATGGTTCCGCGAGGGTTCGAACGATACTATAATAAATGGACAAATACTCGATTTAAATACACCTATACCAAGGCGTAGCAATGGGACTTATTATTGCGAGGCATCGAATCGTCATgggaaacaaaatatttcacttGTGGTGAACGTGCAAT TTAAGCCTGACTGTCACATACAGCGGAAACGATTGGAGGATCAGGATTACATCAGCTGTTTGGCAATTGGAAATCCAgaagaaatcaattttatctGGTCCGTAGAAACTGACAACGAAACGATAGAACCAGATTTCAAGATTCTGGACGGGATAAGCTATGTACTTTTAGATACTTCAATCACGAAATTTCGAACGTACGTGTGCATTGCCAACAATTCAATCGGTCAATCCACTGCCTGCGAGTTGGATATAACCG GAGACGTACCTTGGTGGTATCGTATGGATGGTAACCTGTTACTGATTGCAATAATCGTATCGATTATCATAATACTTGCAATAATTATCGTCTGTGtagttattttaataatttgcaGACGAAAAAGGAAGCTAATTAAAT acTCAAATGAAAATGGAAACAATAATCAAGCGAATAATATGACGGAAACAATGGCGGATGGTGCAACAAAAACGTTTTACGAAAATTTACCTTTTCATGGTATTCAAGCTCCGCCTAATAAG GCCTTCAGCCCGGGATTTTCTGATTTGGATTATGCCGATGTAGATTATCGTTCATATGGGCCTATTAATTATAAAGCTGCCAGTATCGCGCTCTTTCAAAAGCAACAGGCTATACAGAGACAACAACAGAATcaacaagaagagagaagaccACAAATGTATGGTGTTTCGGATGATAACGAGGAACTACTTTAA